One window of Paenibacillus sp. FSL K6-3182 genomic DNA carries:
- a CDS encoding ABC-2 family transporter protein, with translation MFKIVRKYLRLYGMFIKNCLIAQMEFRGNFVMSLLVESVYLLAKLLYVLVVFRTDLHVEGIPPEGLLLFIGMHTVVTGIYVGLFFTNFMKIPEYIKDGSLDLMITKPVSLQFMASLRYVDLALPIPDILVGFTMVGIGWHAMDIPFSLVQLTGFALMLLVSVVITYCLMIIPALLSFWFVQTGAMSDIAHSAWDANNFPMAIYPVWVRRIGTFVIPLFLITNFGPMFLLGQLSWLYAGLALIGSLLLFAAVRLLWNQAVKGYSSASS, from the coding sequence ATGTTTAAAATTGTGAGAAAATACTTGCGCCTGTACGGTATGTTTATCAAAAATTGTCTCATTGCTCAGATGGAGTTTCGGGGCAATTTTGTGATGAGCCTGCTTGTCGAATCTGTCTATCTGCTTGCCAAGCTTTTGTATGTGCTCGTCGTGTTCCGCACTGATCTACATGTAGAAGGCATACCTCCTGAAGGGTTGCTTCTATTTATAGGTATGCACACCGTCGTTACGGGAATTTATGTCGGGTTGTTTTTTACAAATTTCATGAAAATTCCTGAGTATATTAAAGACGGCTCGCTTGATTTGATGATTACGAAGCCCGTTTCCCTGCAGTTTATGGCATCATTGCGATACGTCGATCTGGCGCTGCCAATTCCCGATATTTTGGTCGGTTTCACTATGGTCGGTATCGGCTGGCATGCGATGGATATTCCGTTTTCGCTCGTTCAACTTACGGGATTTGCTTTAATGCTGCTGGTCTCCGTTGTCATCACGTATTGCCTAATGATTATCCCAGCGCTGCTTTCATTCTGGTTCGTCCAGACGGGGGCGATGTCGGATATCGCCCATTCCGCCTGGGATGCCAACAATTTCCCTATGGCTATTTATCCTGTTTGGGTCCGCAGAATCGGGACCTTCGTTATTCCGCTGTTTCTTATTACTAATTTCGGACCTATGTTTCTGCTTGGACAGCTCAGCTGGTTATATGCAGGACTGGCGCTGATCGGATCGCTTTTGCTCTTCGCAGCTGTACGGCTGCTTTGGAATCAGGCTGTGAAGGGATATAGCAGCGCGAGCAGTTAA
- a CDS encoding radical SAM protein: MQPKTAVTFDQITFRNMKRTLVPLAETGRKRRDDPTYAAPVPYEIGIKLNNGCNLRCTHCFEWNPDGFHHGFAKEVKKDEIDIPVVEKILAETRARKSRVFLWGGEPLFYSKFDELAELLSKEERYTTICTNAILIEQKLDSILKMSENLVMLVSLEGFEKENDAIRGKGTFKKVIHAIQLLLDLKKQGIYKGKVSVALTVNDQMVGKLYSFMEFFEEMGVDSVYFCFPWYIPSDTADRMDTYFDAHFPHLASRFADDHKNSWHSFTFHISPDNFDILLEELQRVNSRIWNVRVRYQPALEPEEVEGFIRGSEKPAMNRTKCFSISNRMDVMPDGKVNPCKFFPEFSVGNLYEESVADVFHGEDLRKQREIVACGLMPICSKCVLLYNNGV, from the coding sequence ATGCAGCCGAAAACAGCAGTTACGTTTGACCAAATCACATTTCGTAATATGAAAAGAACGCTGGTTCCGCTGGCGGAAACCGGAAGGAAGCGCAGAGATGATCCAACTTATGCAGCACCCGTGCCTTATGAGATAGGAATTAAGCTTAATAATGGCTGCAACCTACGCTGCACACACTGCTTTGAGTGGAATCCGGATGGCTTCCATCACGGTTTTGCGAAAGAAGTGAAGAAAGATGAAATCGATATTCCCGTCGTGGAGAAGATTTTGGCTGAAACAAGAGCACGCAAATCACGTGTTTTCCTGTGGGGCGGCGAACCGTTATTTTACTCCAAATTCGATGAGCTGGCAGAGCTGCTATCCAAAGAAGAGCGCTACACGACGATTTGCACGAATGCGATTCTCATTGAGCAGAAGCTGGATTCTATTCTGAAAATGTCAGAAAATCTGGTCATGCTGGTCAGCCTTGAAGGCTTTGAGAAGGAAAATGACGCGATCCGAGGCAAAGGCACGTTTAAAAAAGTAATCCATGCGATTCAGCTGCTGCTAGATCTGAAAAAGCAGGGTATATATAAAGGCAAGGTTTCTGTGGCCTTGACGGTTAACGACCAGATGGTCGGCAAGCTTTACAGCTTTATGGAATTTTTTGAAGAGATGGGCGTAGATTCTGTCTATTTCTGCTTCCCCTGGTATATCCCTTCTGATACGGCGGATAGAATGGACACCTACTTCGATGCTCATTTCCCGCACCTTGCCTCCCGCTTTGCAGACGATCACAAGAATAGTTGGCACTCCTTCACGTTCCACATCTCGCCAGACAATTTTGATATTTTGCTCGAAGAGCTTCAACGTGTGAATTCCCGAATTTGGAATGTGCGTGTCCGTTATCAGCCTGCGCTGGAGCCCGAAGAGGTGGAAGGATTTATCCGGGGCAGCGAGAAACCGGCTATGAATCGTACGAAGTGCTTTTCGATCTCGAATCGGATGGATGTGATGCCGGACGGCAAAGTGAATCCGTGCAAATTTTTCCCGGAATTCAGTGTTGGCAATTTGTACGAAGAAAGCGTAGCCGATGTTTTTCACGGTGAAGATCTTCGGAAACAGCGTGAAATTGTTGCCTGCGGTTTAATGCCGATATGCTCTAAGTGTGTGCTGCTGTACAACAATGGAGTTTAA
- a CDS encoding ATP-binding cassette domain-containing protein has protein sequence MDYIRVQELHKSFVYYRKAAGLKNSLKNLFARKSLVKEAVKSLSFDIGPGECVGFLGPNGAGKTTTLKMLSGILYPTGGEADVFGYVPWERKHEFKRLFSIVMGQKNQLWWDLPASESIYLNKCIYDVEDDLYHRSLAELSEMLDVQDLLNVQVRRLSLGERMKMELIAALIHRPRLLYLDEPTIGLDFPSQKKVREFLKYYNEQFGATILLTSHYMKDVEDLCKRTIIINEGSLLYDGDLHKINDLFGEQKIIRLHFSEPVAEQRLAKFGKIVSGDEYNVVLELPKHRLKEVSRAVLDSFPIIDWTIEDVPIEESISMLYRKEAVG, from the coding sequence ATGGACTATATCCGTGTGCAGGAGCTGCACAAATCGTTCGTGTACTACCGGAAAGCAGCGGGGCTTAAAAATTCGCTGAAAAATTTATTTGCTCGCAAGTCGCTGGTGAAGGAAGCGGTCAAATCGCTTTCTTTTGACATAGGCCCTGGCGAATGCGTCGGATTTCTCGGACCTAACGGGGCGGGTAAAACAACAACGCTCAAAATGCTGTCTGGCATTCTCTATCCGACAGGCGGAGAAGCCGATGTGTTTGGCTATGTGCCATGGGAGCGGAAGCATGAGTTCAAACGGCTTTTTTCCATTGTGATGGGGCAGAAAAATCAGCTTTGGTGGGACCTTCCAGCTAGCGAATCGATTTATTTGAACAAATGCATTTATGACGTCGAGGATGATCTCTACCACCGAAGTCTTGCTGAGCTATCGGAGATGCTAGATGTGCAGGATCTTCTGAACGTGCAGGTGCGCAGGCTGTCTCTGGGCGAAAGGATGAAAATGGAGCTGATCGCCGCGCTTATCCACCGCCCTAGGCTGCTTTATCTCGATGAACCGACGATCGGGCTTGATTTCCCCTCCCAGAAGAAGGTTAGAGAGTTTCTGAAATACTACAATGAGCAGTTTGGTGCGACGATTTTGCTTACGAGCCATTACATGAAGGATGTGGAGGACCTCTGCAAGCGGACGATCATTATTAATGAAGGAAGTCTTCTGTACGATGGGGATCTTCACAAGATCAACGATCTGTTTGGCGAGCAGAAAATTATAAGGCTGCACTTCTCCGAACCTGTTGCCGAGCAGCGGCTGGCCAAATTCGGGAAAATTGTAAGCGGAGACGAATACAACGTTGTTCTAGAGCTGCCCAAGCATCGCTTAAAGGAAGTGTCGCGCGCCGTGCTCGATTCGTTTCCAATCATCGACTGGACGATAGAAGACGTACCGATCGAGGAGAGCATTTCCATGCTCTATCGCAAGGAAGCCGTAGGATGA
- a CDS encoding zinc-binding dehydrogenase yields MPDMATTQGRTSINCIFQEPDRIELIEEQVPKPGRGQILCAAKKSLISTGTELACLKGRFDEGTVWSSWVRYPFYPGYSMAAQVLETGIGVEGIKPGDRVICPAGHRQYFLADYKEAASIPDSIRDEEAVFTQIAKVALLGILRAEPAFGERVGVVGLGLIGQLVIQYLNSSGARQIIAIAPESSRLNQALRSGATDLLNLTVAEAFGAVEQLTDGKMLDTIYDVTGSYAVLPYCTQLTRELGKVILLGDSTEPSKQTIGPKVVFNSVSILGIHGRMMEGFNGWTEEEMNMFIFDSIRRGKLDVASLITEEASPLEAVSVYSRLSGSKPDLLGVLFDWTQL; encoded by the coding sequence ATGCCGGACATGGCGACAACGCAAGGCCGTACCTCGATAAATTGCATTTTTCAGGAGCCCGATCGAATTGAGCTTATAGAGGAACAGGTGCCGAAGCCAGGACGAGGACAAATTTTATGTGCAGCCAAAAAATCACTAATAAGTACAGGGACGGAGCTGGCTTGTCTAAAGGGGCGTTTCGATGAAGGAACGGTCTGGTCCTCTTGGGTTCGGTACCCATTCTATCCCGGTTACTCGATGGCGGCGCAAGTGCTGGAGACAGGCATTGGAGTGGAAGGAATAAAGCCCGGCGATCGGGTCATCTGCCCGGCTGGTCACCGACAATATTTCCTCGCAGACTATAAGGAAGCGGCAAGTATACCAGATTCAATCCGTGACGAAGAGGCGGTTTTCACACAGATTGCTAAGGTTGCTCTTCTAGGGATTCTGCGCGCAGAACCTGCTTTTGGTGAAAGAGTGGGAGTTGTTGGACTCGGTCTTATCGGCCAGCTTGTCATTCAGTATCTGAATTCGAGTGGTGCAAGGCAGATTATTGCGATTGCTCCGGAAAGCTCCCGCCTGAACCAAGCCCTTAGAAGCGGTGCGACCGATCTGCTGAATCTTACGGTAGCCGAAGCATTCGGAGCGGTAGAACAACTTACTGATGGCAAAATGCTGGACACGATATATGATGTGACGGGTTCTTATGCGGTACTGCCCTACTGCACACAGCTGACACGGGAGCTCGGCAAAGTCATTCTGCTAGGTGACTCGACAGAGCCTTCAAAACAGACGATCGGTCCCAAAGTCGTTTTCAATTCGGTCAGCATATTAGGCATTCACGGCCGAATGATGGAAGGTTTTAATGGCTGGACGGAAGAGGAAATGAACATGTTCATATTCGATTCTATCCGCCGTGGGAAATTGGACGTCGCAAGTCTCATAACGGAAGAAGCAAGCCCGCTCGAAGCTGTATCGGTTTATTCCCGGCTCTCCGGGAGTAAGCCTGATTTGTTAGGCGTTTTATTCGATTGGACGCAATTGTAA
- a CDS encoding ABC transporter ATP-binding protein: MLKILKYFNPKNVWFIVISTAFIVFQVWLDLKLPDYLAEITKLVQTEGSSLNEVWEPGAYMMLCAIGSLIASFIVVYLVAKSAASLAKRLRSLLFDKVESFSMAEMNQFSTASLITRSTNDITQVQTIVAMGLQVMIKAPILAGWAIVKISSKSWQWTLSSGISVALLLLMIAIVILFAMPKFRMIQGLTDQLNRVTREGLQGLRVIRAYNAGPSQEAKFEFANRELTDANLFTSRLMALMMPVMSLIMSGLSLAIYWIGAYLINGADTAARLGLFSDMVIFSSYAMQIVMAFMMLSMVFFMLPRASVAAKRVMEVLNTEPSIKDGSAKSTNAAKAGEIEFRNVSFKYADSDEYVLRDISFVARRGETVAFIGSTGSGKSTMMNLIPRFYDVTDGEVLVAGMNVKDYSLKDLHNKLGYVPQKAVLFSGTVTSNVAYGDNGHVAGSADDVKKAVAIAKGQEFVEKLEGGYEGTISQGGSNLSGGQKQRLSIARAIYRKPDIYIFDDSFSALDYKTDRQLRSMLNQETAGATNLIVGQRIGTIKEADLILVLDEGKIVGRGTHQELLQTCEVYRQIANSQLSKEELEIG; this comes from the coding sequence ATGCTTAAGATTTTGAAGTATTTCAATCCCAAAAATGTTTGGTTTATCGTCATCAGTACTGCATTTATCGTGTTCCAGGTATGGCTCGATCTCAAGCTTCCCGATTATTTGGCAGAAATCACAAAGCTGGTGCAGACGGAAGGCAGCTCCTTAAACGAGGTATGGGAGCCAGGCGCCTATATGATGCTGTGTGCCATTGGAAGCTTAATTGCATCCTTCATCGTTGTTTATTTGGTCGCGAAGAGCGCTGCATCGCTCGCTAAGAGGCTTAGAAGCCTGCTCTTCGACAAGGTTGAATCATTCTCCATGGCCGAGATGAATCAATTTTCAACAGCAAGCCTCATTACGCGTTCCACGAACGATATTACGCAAGTACAAACGATTGTGGCGATGGGGCTGCAGGTCATGATTAAAGCGCCTATTCTGGCAGGCTGGGCAATTGTGAAAATCTCAAGCAAGAGCTGGCAATGGACGCTCTCGTCCGGTATTTCGGTTGCACTGCTTCTTCTCATGATCGCGATCGTTATTTTGTTCGCCATGCCGAAGTTCAGAATGATTCAAGGACTAACGGATCAACTGAACCGAGTAACGAGAGAAGGGCTTCAAGGTCTGCGAGTCATTCGTGCTTATAATGCTGGACCAAGCCAAGAAGCAAAGTTCGAGTTCGCAAATCGGGAGTTAACCGATGCGAATCTATTCACAAGCCGATTAATGGCATTAATGATGCCGGTCATGAGCTTAATTATGAGCGGATTAAGCTTGGCGATTTATTGGATCGGAGCGTATCTGATTAATGGAGCGGATACAGCAGCTAGATTAGGCTTATTCAGCGACATGGTCATTTTCTCGTCTTATGCCATGCAGATCGTCATGGCCTTTATGATGCTGTCGATGGTTTTCTTCATGCTTCCGCGGGCGTCGGTTGCTGCCAAGCGTGTCATGGAAGTATTAAATACAGAACCAAGCATCAAGGATGGCAGTGCGAAATCAACTAATGCTGCGAAAGCAGGAGAGATTGAATTCCGGAATGTCAGCTTCAAGTATGCGGATTCGGATGAATATGTACTTAGGGATATCAGCTTCGTTGCACGCAGGGGAGAGACGGTTGCGTTTATCGGCTCCACGGGTAGCGGCAAGAGTACAATGATGAACTTAATTCCAAGATTTTACGATGTGACGGACGGCGAAGTGCTTGTTGCGGGAATGAATGTGAAGGATTACTCACTGAAAGATCTGCATAACAAGCTTGGCTATGTTCCTCAGAAAGCCGTATTGTTCAGCGGAACAGTGACGTCCAACGTCGCTTATGGTGATAATGGGCATGTGGCTGGCTCGGCGGACGATGTGAAGAAAGCGGTAGCGATCGCTAAGGGACAAGAGTTTGTCGAGAAGCTAGAAGGCGGGTATGAGGGCACTATCTCGCAAGGCGGCTCGAATTTGTCTGGCGGACAGAAGCAGCGGTTATCCATCGCTAGGGCTATCTACCGTAAGCCTGACATTTATATTTTTGACGACTCCTTCTCTGCGCTTGATTACAAAACCGACCGCCAGCTGCGTTCCATGTTGAATCAAGAAACAGCTGGAGCTACCAACCTAATTGTGGGGCAGCGAATCGGAACTATTAAGGAAGCCGATCTCATACTCGTTCTAGACGAAGGCAAAATTGTAGGAAGAGGCACGCATCAAGAGCTGCTTCAAACCTGCGAGGTATATCGTCAGATCGCGAACTCTCAGTTATCGAAGGAGGAGCTTGAAATTGGCTAA
- a CDS encoding glycoside hydrolase family 3 N-terminal domain-containing protein produces the protein MKEKIGQMLMVGFEGLTPDANIGDLLQNHFIGGVVFFSRNLDNPEQAFALTKKLQQMAADATGIPLWIGTDQEGGMVVRLRQGISQLPAAMALGAARDPLLLYEAAKGTAKELKLLGINMNFAPVVDINVNPRNPIIDVRAYGDEAELVAELGIAAMLGFQDGGIVSVIKHFPGHGDTEVDSHAELPVVRHSLERLRSVELVPFRRCARAGAEAVMTAHVGIPLLSGGLSVPATHSHEVLTGLLREELDFKGLIVTDCMEMNAVTQGIGVGEAVVRAVLAGADLLLVSHTYESQLEAAAALEHAVADGRLPEDRIDASVERILLLKELRIGELRERSWEETQTYLDHSQTLRTIKLLRQKSITMMNREPNFCQLSSEVDTLVLWPQMAAACKSEDEPIYDDTLGSFLYPLMKAKFMERLYGTSPSTDEIADLVSGAEGYGQIVVGIFHTASNHGQTVLVRKLLAGGNKVIPISLRNPVDLAAFPEAKGFLACYEHHPLTLQALSSVLLGKFKPEGILPVTLPDYSLEGGESYERGTASRVESAT, from the coding sequence ATGAAAGAGAAAATTGGGCAGATGCTTATGGTAGGCTTCGAGGGACTTACGCCGGATGCGAATATTGGCGACCTCTTGCAAAACCATTTCATCGGGGGAGTCGTGTTCTTTTCCCGTAATTTGGACAACCCTGAGCAGGCATTTGCTTTAACGAAGAAACTCCAACAAATGGCTGCGGATGCAACAGGCATACCGCTATGGATCGGAACAGATCAGGAAGGTGGCATGGTCGTCCGATTAAGACAGGGAATTTCACAGCTGCCAGCGGCAATGGCTTTGGGAGCGGCACGTGATCCTTTGCTGCTTTATGAAGCCGCAAAGGGAACGGCAAAAGAGCTGAAGTTGCTGGGCATCAATATGAATTTCGCGCCGGTGGTCGATATTAACGTCAATCCGCGAAATCCGATTATTGATGTCCGGGCATACGGTGACGAAGCTGAACTTGTCGCTGAGCTTGGGATCGCAGCAATGCTTGGCTTTCAGGATGGAGGCATCGTCTCTGTTATTAAGCATTTTCCTGGGCACGGCGACACGGAGGTAGATTCGCACGCTGAGCTGCCGGTCGTGAGGCATTCTCTTGAGCGTCTGCGGTCTGTCGAGCTCGTACCGTTTCGGCGCTGTGCGCGGGCAGGGGCCGAAGCCGTAATGACTGCCCATGTCGGGATTCCATTGCTAAGCGGCGGTTTGTCTGTTCCAGCCACACACTCTCATGAAGTATTGACGGGACTGCTACGGGAAGAGCTGGATTTCAAGGGGCTTATCGTGACGGATTGCATGGAAATGAACGCTGTAACACAAGGCATTGGCGTCGGGGAGGCAGTCGTAAGAGCCGTACTTGCTGGAGCAGATCTTCTTCTCGTCAGCCATACGTACGAAAGCCAGCTGGAGGCGGCAGCAGCACTGGAACATGCGGTAGCAGATGGGCGTCTGCCTGAAGATCGGATTGATGCTTCCGTGGAGCGCATTCTTCTCCTTAAGGAGCTCCGCATCGGAGAGCTGCGAGAGCGCAGCTGGGAAGAAACGCAGACCTATCTCGATCATTCGCAAACACTTCGGACGATTAAGCTGCTTCGCCAGAAAAGCATCACCATGATGAACCGTGAACCGAATTTTTGCCAGTTGTCTTCCGAAGTCGACACGCTTGTGCTTTGGCCGCAGATGGCGGCTGCTTGCAAGTCTGAGGATGAACCGATATACGATGACACCCTCGGCAGCTTTCTATATCCTTTGATGAAAGCAAAGTTTATGGAGCGGTTGTATGGGACTAGTCCGAGTACGGATGAAATTGCGGACTTGGTCTCCGGAGCAGAAGGATATGGGCAGATCGTCGTGGGAATATTCCATACGGCTTCTAATCACGGGCAGACCGTTTTGGTTCGCAAGCTTTTGGCAGGAGGAAACAAAGTCATTCCGATCTCCCTTCGCAACCCCGTTGATCTCGCGGCATTTCCAGAAGCTAAAGGTTTTCTAGCCTGTTATGAGCATCATCCGCTAACATTGCAGGCCCTTTCTAGCGTTTTACTGGGCAAGTTTAAGCCTGAAGGAATTTTACCAGTTACGCTTCCCGATTACTCATTAGAAGGAGGCGAATCATATGAACGCGGTACAGCTTCCCGTGTTGAATCCGCCACTTAA
- a CDS encoding phosphopantetheine-binding protein, whose amino-acid sequence MFDKIADILCMIKEDQPELRHSLSPETNLNNDIGLDSLQMIQFMLQVEDQLNVAIDYDEFDYEHLQSIGAFIQFVKSCQPQGQPLYEDAKS is encoded by the coding sequence ATGTTCGATAAAATTGCTGATATTTTGTGCATGATCAAAGAAGACCAGCCGGAACTCCGCCATTCCCTCTCCCCTGAAACGAATCTGAACAATGATATTGGCCTTGATTCTTTGCAAATGATCCAGTTTATGCTCCAAGTCGAGGATCAGTTGAATGTGGCCATTGACTATGACGAATTCGATTATGAGCATCTCCAGTCGATCGGAGCTTTTATTCAGTTTGTGAAAAGCTGCCAGCCGCAAGGCCAGCCGTTGTACGAAGATGCTAAGTCGTAA
- a CDS encoding ABC transporter ATP-binding protein: MGKLVAYCKPHIPLIVVALLLSVVGTIFTIVGPSKLKDMTDHITKGLMGEIDMDAVSSIGILLAVLYGLSVIFSFFQGYIMATVTQKVSKSLRTRISQKINKLPLKYFDSTSNGDVLSRVTNDIDTIGQTMNQSVGMLVTSVTMLVGSLVMMFYTNVWMTLTAIISTFLGFAFMTVMIKKSQTHFVHQQANLGAMNGHVEEIYSGYDVVKVYNGERKAKETFNQINDKLYESSWKSQFLSGLTMPLMMFVGNFGYVSVCIVGGALAMNGHISFGVIVAFMLYVRLFTQPLGQIAQAATSLQSTAAAAARVFEFLEEKELEEENHKSKVLKDVKGQVEFRNVSFGYDPDKLIIHDFSARALPGQKIAIVGPTGAGKTTIVNLLMRFYELNGGEIAIDGVPIHELPRENVHEQFCMVLQDTWLFEGTIKENIVFNKQGVTDADVKAVCKAVGIDHFIRTLTNGYDTVLNEQVNLSAGQKQLITIARALIANAPLLILDEATSSVDTRTELLIQEAMDRLMAGRTSFVIAHRLSTIKNADIILVMKDGDIIESGNHYELLAANGFYAELYNSQFETAEAAL, translated from the coding sequence ATGGGCAAGCTCGTCGCCTATTGCAAGCCGCACATTCCTCTTATTGTCGTGGCTCTGCTGCTGTCCGTGGTGGGCACGATATTTACGATTGTCGGGCCAAGCAAGCTGAAGGATATGACGGATCATATTACCAAAGGGTTAATGGGCGAAATTGATATGGACGCAGTTAGCAGCATTGGTATATTGCTTGCTGTTCTATATGGATTAAGCGTCATCTTCTCGTTCTTCCAAGGCTATATTATGGCTACGGTAACCCAGAAGGTATCGAAAAGCTTGCGTACGCGCATTTCCCAGAAGATCAATAAGCTTCCGCTCAAATATTTTGATTCCACGAGCAATGGAGACGTGCTGAGCCGCGTCACGAACGACATCGACACGATCGGGCAAACGATGAATCAAAGCGTCGGGATGCTGGTTACTTCCGTTACGATGCTGGTCGGCTCCTTGGTCATGATGTTCTATACAAACGTATGGATGACGTTGACGGCGATCATTTCGACGTTTCTAGGATTTGCCTTTATGACCGTGATGATCAAAAAATCACAAACGCATTTCGTTCACCAGCAGGCGAATCTTGGTGCGATGAATGGCCATGTCGAAGAAATATACTCAGGCTACGATGTGGTTAAGGTCTATAATGGAGAGCGGAAGGCGAAGGAAACTTTTAATCAGATAAACGATAAATTATATGAAAGTTCATGGAAGTCGCAGTTTCTATCCGGCTTGACGATGCCGCTCATGATGTTTGTCGGAAACTTCGGTTATGTGTCGGTCTGTATTGTCGGCGGAGCATTAGCGATGAATGGTCATATTTCGTTTGGTGTCATCGTCGCTTTCATGCTTTATGTTCGATTGTTCACGCAGCCCTTGGGGCAAATTGCACAAGCCGCGACTAGTCTGCAATCAACTGCAGCTGCAGCCGCGCGCGTTTTTGAATTTTTAGAAGAGAAAGAGCTTGAGGAAGAGAACCATAAATCGAAGGTGCTTAAGGATGTTAAGGGGCAGGTCGAATTCCGGAACGTTTCCTTCGGATATGATCCGGATAAGCTCATCATTCACGATTTCTCAGCCCGTGCTTTGCCTGGTCAGAAGATCGCCATCGTCGGGCCGACGGGTGCAGGGAAGACGACGATCGTCAATTTGTTGATGCGATTTTATGAGCTGAATGGCGGGGAAATTGCTATCGATGGCGTTCCGATCCATGAGCTACCTCGGGAAAATGTTCATGAACAATTTTGTATGGTGCTTCAGGATACATGGCTGTTCGAGGGAACGATCAAAGAAAATATCGTCTTCAACAAGCAAGGGGTTACTGATGCGGATGTGAAGGCCGTCTGCAAGGCTGTCGGTATTGATCATTTTATCCGAACCTTAACGAATGGCTACGACACGGTATTGAACGAGCAAGTGAACCTTTCCGCAGGTCAGAAACAGCTCATCACGATTGCAAGAGCGCTCATTGCGAACGCCCCGCTGCTCATCCTCGACGAGGCAACAAGTTCAGTCGATACGAGAACGGAGCTTCTCATTCAGGAAGCGATGGATCGGTTGATGGCAGGACGAACTTCTTTTGTTATCGCGCACAGGTTGTCTACGATCAAGAATGCCGATATTATTCTCGTCATGAAGGACGGGGATATTATCGAAAGCGGCAATCATTACGAGCTGCTTGCGGCAAACGGCTTCTATGCTGAATTGTACAATAGCCAGTTTGAGACTGCGGAAGCGGCTTTGTAA
- a CDS encoding ABC-2 family transporter protein, which translates to MNRRRLYMAVFRVGVQHSMEYRFHFFLGLLGAAFPILVQYFIWTAVYEHSGKAALFSYSYGQIILYTILAGLVSKLIATQFEHQIADDIKNGGLNKYLIKPVSYFGYRLMSFIGQKAIYYVITALLLICMIWISAARDVLDIEVVRIILFTVTLWGALLLNFLIAYCICASAFYLHEISYFFVITSLLVNILSGGMFPLEIFGESVVKALQYTPFPYTIYFPVNVLSGKTGTMAMYQGLFIQGGWILLFLLISRLTWRVSIKKYSAVGG; encoded by the coding sequence ATGAACAGACGCAGATTGTACATGGCCGTTTTTAGGGTGGGCGTCCAGCATTCGATGGAATACCGATTTCACTTCTTTCTAGGTCTTCTTGGGGCTGCTTTTCCGATTCTCGTTCAATATTTTATTTGGACGGCGGTGTACGAACATTCCGGCAAGGCGGCGTTGTTCTCGTATTCGTATGGTCAAATTATTTTGTATACGATCTTGGCAGGGCTGGTGTCCAAGCTGATTGCTACCCAGTTTGAGCACCAGATTGCCGACGATATTAAGAATGGCGGTCTTAACAAATATTTGATTAAGCCAGTCAGCTACTTCGGGTACCGGCTGATGTCTTTTATCGGTCAAAAGGCGATTTATTACGTTATTACTGCACTTTTGCTTATTTGTATGATCTGGATTTCAGCCGCTAGGGATGTGCTGGATATCGAGGTCGTACGTATAATCCTGTTCACTGTGACGCTGTGGGGTGCGCTTCTGCTCAACTTTTTGATCGCCTACTGCATTTGCGCCAGCGCGTTTTATTTGCATGAAATCTCATACTTTTTTGTGATTACAAGTTTGCTAGTCAATATTTTGAGCGGTGGCATGTTCCCTTTGGAAATTTTCGGGGAATCGGTTGTAAAGGCGCTTCAATATACTCCTTTTCCGTATACCATTTATTTTCCGGTGAATGTTCTGAGCGGTAAAACAGGGACGATGGCTATGTATCAGGGGCTGTTTATTCAGGGTGGATGGATATTGCTCTTCTTGCTCATTTCCCGTCTGACGTGGCGCGTATCCATAAAGAAATATTCGGCGGTCGGGGGGTAG
- a CDS encoding MarR family transcriptional regulator: MNRDRSVALELRTLRNMLHRQVSGFMSQKYGDQLTGMHGWVLRYFVENQHKEIFQRDFESQFTIRRSTASKILQLMEKNNLITRESVPYDARLKRIILTPKAIEYHEAIILKYVELEREIKKGLSQEEMDTFFNVLDKIKKNLE, encoded by the coding sequence ATGAACAGAGATCGATCAGTTGCGCTCGAACTTAGAACGCTAAGAAATATGCTGCATAGACAGGTTAGCGGGTTTATGAGTCAAAAATATGGCGATCAATTGACTGGCATGCATGGATGGGTGCTGAGGTACTTTGTTGAGAACCAGCACAAGGAGATTTTTCAACGCGATTTCGAGAGCCAGTTCACGATTCGGCGTTCGACCGCGAGTAAGATTTTGCAATTGATGGAGAAAAATAATCTCATAACGAGAGAGTCTGTTCCTTATGATGCAAGACTAAAGAGGATTATTCTTACGCCAAAAGCTATTGAATACCATGAAGCTATTATTTTAAAATACGTTGAATTGGAGCGTGAAATTAAGAAAGGTCTATCGCAAGAGGAGATGGATACTTTTTTTAATGTGCTCGATAAAATCAAAAAGAATTTGGAGTAG